One window of the Bacteroidales bacterium genome contains the following:
- the argS gene encoding arginine--tRNA ligase, whose amino-acid sequence MQRTDKKIKDVVNQIIQKLYGANVPDTQIQIQKTRKEFTGDFTLVVFPFLRFSKKSPEITAEEIGAVLVKDMKEVAAYNVIKGFLNISLSDDYWVSFFSEIKDNDSYGFKEIKEDAAKIVIEYSSPNTNKPLHLGHIRNNLLGWSEAKILEANGNKVIKINLVNDRGIHICKSMLAWQKLAAGKTPEDSKMKGDHFVGDYYVAFDKEYKKQIAELVAGGTDEKDAKNEAAWMKEARTMLKEWESGKPEVRKLWETMNNWVYSGFDETYKKLGVSFDKIYYESQTYLQGKEVILNALNEGKLQKKEDGTVYIDLTKDGLDEKVLLRSDGTALYMTQDIGTAILRYEDFNFNESAYVVGNEQDYHFKVLKIVLERLGYDWAKNISHISYGMVELPDGKMKSREGTVVDADDLVDEMIKTAKEKSDELGKLEDFSEEEKNEIFRKIALGALKYFILKVDAKKNMTFNPEESIDFNGNTGPFVQYTYVRIQSMLFKAENKGVIDYNYNNVEKLEPSELSLLNLIYDFEDVIEEAGKRRNPSVVASFVYDLAKEYNRFYHEIPPILKEENKDLMKFRLSLSEKTAVIIKNSLDLLGIEVPERM is encoded by the coding sequence ATGCAAAGAACAGATAAAAAAATAAAAGACGTTGTCAATCAAATAATTCAAAAACTATACGGAGCAAATGTTCCTGACACGCAAATCCAAATTCAAAAAACAAGAAAAGAATTTACCGGAGATTTCACACTCGTAGTTTTTCCTTTTTTAAGATTTTCGAAAAAATCGCCTGAGATTACTGCTGAGGAAATAGGAGCAGTACTTGTTAAAGATATGAAAGAAGTTGCAGCCTATAACGTAATTAAAGGTTTTTTAAATATTTCATTGTCAGATGATTATTGGGTGTCGTTTTTTTCTGAAATTAAAGATAATGACAGTTACGGATTTAAAGAAATTAAAGAAGATGCTGCGAAAATTGTTATTGAGTATTCTTCTCCCAATACAAATAAACCATTGCATCTCGGGCATATCAGAAATAATTTATTAGGTTGGTCGGAAGCAAAAATATTGGAAGCAAACGGAAATAAGGTTATCAAAATAAACCTCGTAAACGACAGAGGTATTCATATTTGTAAATCAATGCTTGCATGGCAAAAACTTGCAGCCGGTAAAACTCCCGAAGATTCAAAAATGAAAGGCGATCATTTTGTAGGCGATTATTATGTGGCATTCGATAAAGAATATAAAAAGCAAATAGCAGAGCTTGTTGCCGGCGGAACGGATGAAAAAGATGCAAAAAACGAAGCTGCTTGGATGAAAGAAGCTCGAACTATGTTGAAAGAGTGGGAGAGCGGTAAACCGGAAGTTCGTAAATTGTGGGAAACTATGAATAATTGGGTATATTCCGGATTTGATGAAACGTATAAAAAACTCGGTGTAAGCTTCGATAAAATATATTATGAATCCCAAACTTACTTACAAGGAAAAGAGGTAATCCTAAATGCACTCAATGAAGGTAAGTTACAGAAAAAAGAAGACGGAACTGTTTATATTGACCTTACAAAAGACGGTCTTGACGAAAAAGTTTTGCTTCGCTCAGACGGAACTGCTTTATACATGACGCAAGATATAGGAACCGCAATTTTACGATATGAGGATTTTAATTTTAACGAATCAGCCTACGTCGTAGGAAATGAACAAGATTATCATTTCAAGGTTCTTAAAATTGTATTGGAAAGATTAGGATACGATTGGGCAAAAAACATAAGTCATATTTCTTACGGAATGGTTGAATTGCCTGACGGAAAAATGAAATCAAGAGAAGGAACGGTTGTAGATGCCGACGATTTGGTTGATGAAATGATAAAAACCGCAAAAGAAAAATCTGATGAGCTCGGAAAATTAGAAGACTTCTCAGAAGAAGAGAAAAATGAAATTTTCAGAAAAATAGCACTCGGAGCCTTAAAATATTTCATATTAAAAGTTGATGCAAAAAAGAATATGACATTTAATCCCGAAGAATCTATTGATTTTAACGGAAATACAGGACCTTTTGTTCAATATACTTATGTTAGAATACAATCAATGTTGTTTAAAGCAGAAAATAAAGGTGTAATTGATTATAATTATAATAATGTTGAAAAACTTGAGCCTTCTGAATTATCGCTGTTAAATCTAATATATGATTTTGAAGATGTAATTGAGGAAGCCGGTAAAAGACGTAACCCGTCTGTTGTTGCAAGTTTTGTTTATGACTTAGCAAAGGAATATAATCGTTTTTATCATGAAATACCGCCTATTTTAAAAGAAGAAAATAAAGATTTAATGAAATTCAGATTAAGCCTTTCTGAGAAAACAGCAGTAATAATTAAAAACTCATTAGATTTGTTGGGAATTGAAGTGCCTGAAAGGATGTAA
- a CDS encoding NUMOD4 domain-containing protein, translating into MENKYWNEQWKDVIFEGSISDNEIYKISNYGRIKSFKVNKEEGIVIKPNLFNGYYRISLIQKSKKRTARYIHKLVAETFIPKNNEDQKYVIHRDYDKTNNRTYNLAWATKKEKEDHQFSNPIYKNKIKRTYAKLDESRVRLIKKLINDPNRKTRMKMIAKRFGISEMQLYRIKSGENWGTVK; encoded by the coding sequence ATGGAAAATAAATATTGGAACGAACAGTGGAAAGATGTAATTTTTGAAGGAAGCATTTCCGATAATGAGATATACAAAATCTCAAATTACGGCAGAATAAAAAGCTTTAAAGTAAACAAAGAAGAAGGTATAGTAATAAAACCTAATTTATTTAACGGCTATTATCGTATTTCACTTATCCAAAAGTCAAAAAAAAGAACTGCAAGATATATTCACAAATTAGTAGCAGAGACATTTATTCCGAAAAATAATGAAGACCAAAAATATGTAATTCATAGAGATTATGACAAAACAAATAACAGAACTTATAATCTTGCTTGGGCAACAAAAAAAGAAAAAGAAGATCATCAATTCAGCAATCCGATATACAAAAATAAAATAAAGCGAACTTATGCAAAACTTGATGAAAGCAGGGTAAGGTTGATTAAGAAGTTAATAAACGATCCAAACAGAAAAACAAGGATGAAAATGATTGCAAAACGTTTCGGAATTTCTGAAATGCAATTATACAGAATAAAATCAGGCGAAAACTGGGGAACTGTTAAATAG
- a CDS encoding biotin--[acetyl-CoA-carboxylase] ligase, with product MKSKFNIIKQQIVKSTNDFAKELLLNRKIVDFSVITANEQLAGKGQRNNTWFSDTGKNLTLSIITYPVFLRATEQFYLSKVISLGIVEYLNSKNINFKIKWPNDIYFNDKKICGILIENSIAGLSIKNSIIGIGLNINQEKFPEYLPDAISLSNIKKKDFCLETELLLLLNSIYKKYQLLRNKLFFDIDNLYHKHLYKINEFSDFKDNAGIFKGKISGTLPEGKLIIETLTKEKKFYNFKEVGFLPVSEL from the coding sequence ATGAAATCAAAATTTAATATAATCAAGCAACAAATTGTAAAATCTACAAACGACTTTGCAAAAGAATTGTTACTAAACAGAAAAATTGTTGACTTCTCTGTTATTACTGCAAATGAACAACTTGCAGGCAAAGGGCAAAGAAATAATACTTGGTTTAGCGATACGGGTAAAAATCTGACACTCAGCATCATAACCTATCCTGTTTTTCTTAGAGCAACGGAACAGTTTTATTTATCAAAAGTTATTTCTTTGGGAATTGTTGAATATTTAAATTCTAAGAATATTAATTTCAAGATAAAGTGGCCGAATGATATTTATTTTAATGATAAAAAAATTTGCGGTATTCTTATTGAAAATTCAATTGCCGGTTTATCAATTAAAAACTCAATTATAGGAATAGGACTGAATATTAACCAAGAAAAATTTCCTGAATATTTGCCTGATGCAATTTCTCTTTCGAATATTAAGAAAAAAGACTTCTGTTTAGAAACGGAATTATTATTATTACTTAATTCTATATATAAAAAGTATCAACTTTTAAGAAATAAACTGTTTTTTGATATTGATAATTTGTATCATAAACATTTATATAAAATAAATGAGTTTTCCGACTTTAAAGATAATGCAGGTATATTTAAAGGTAAAATATCAGGGACTTTACCCGAAGGCAAGTTGATTATTGAAACTTTAACAAAAGAAAAAAAGTTTTATAATTTTAAAGAAGTTGGGTTTTTACCTGTTTCGGAGTTATAA